A genome region from Panicum virgatum strain AP13 chromosome 4K, P.virgatum_v5, whole genome shotgun sequence includes the following:
- the LOC120705010 gene encoding auxin-responsive protein IAA20-like, translated as MELELGLAPPNPHAPGGCGGEFVGLLDGAPAGGACGKRAFGEAFCRGEKATLPLFVRGGDGGGARDGVDRETSSKRKRLVGWPPVKCAHIRRSCGGAGGGYVKVRMEGVAIGRKVDVPLHGSYEELLRTLARMFPSTNKGAGADAEGEAPATQDGERRRGHHPYVVAYEDGEGDWLLVGDVPWEDFAKSVKRLKILA; from the exons ATGGAGCTGGAGCTCGGGCTCGCGCCGCCGAACCCGCACGCGCcgggcggctgcggcggggAGTTCGTCGGACTCCTCGACGGCGCCCCGGCGGGTGGCGCCTGCGGGAAGAGGGCGTTCGGCGAGGCGTTCTGCCGGGGCGAGAAGGCCACGCTCCCGCTCttcgtgcgcggcggcgacggtggcggcgcccgCGACGGCGTCGACCGGGAAACGAGCAGCAA AAGGAAGAGGCTGGTGGGGTGGCCGCCGGTGAAGTGCGCGCACATCaggcggagctgcggcggcgccggcggcgggtacGTGAAGGTGAGGATGGAAGGGGTGGCCATCGGGCGGAAGGTGGACGTCCCCCTCCACGGATCGTACGAGGAGCTGCTCCGCACGCTCGCCCGCATGTTCCCGTCCACCAACAAAGGCGCAGGTGCAGATGCGGAGGGGGAGGCGCCGGCGACCCAggacggcgagcgccgccgtggccaccaCCCGTACGTGGTGGCCTACGAGGACGGCGAGGGGGACTGGCTGCTCGTCGGAGACGTGCCGTGGGA GGACTTTGCCAAGTCGGTGAAGCGGCTCAAGATCCTCGCGTAG